Proteins found in one Bactrocera oleae isolate idBacOlea1 chromosome X, idBacOlea1, whole genome shotgun sequence genomic segment:
- the LOC138858065 gene encoding uncharacterized protein, with protein sequence MDSENYLNFDSDQQMIPNVVFDQEEFNNMLRRFDEKLQKLEEPAQSLQGTTFNTQLQNLEDPTQLLQGTTEPAQPLQGTTEVKTNKRKRQRPSKIIQAEGSIQKTAQQKANTQNVNKCIDLCKPTLAAVPENGIIDTKGLLTVGKITLNEKVGEVPSFEVNFKNDGDIQKLKFLIQKWFDDEIKSEDIDLDCTTTSAKKHNISCDVEWVREDKFLKQLLGIVYKYKGVGGFARTKLLKKSLYAFIEFSCNKCFIYKCSNVLNLI encoded by the coding sequence ATGGattctgaaaattatttaaactttgataGTGATCAACAAATGATACCAAATGTTGTGTTCGATCAAGAAGAATTTAACAATATGTTAAGAAGGTTCGATGAGAAACTTCAAAAATTAGAAGAACCCGCTCAATCCCTACAAGGAACAACATTTAATACGCAGCTTCAAAACTTAGAAGATCCCACTCAACTCCTACAAGGTACAACAGAACCCGCTCAACCCCTACAAGGTACAACTGAAGTGAAGACAAATAAGCGTAAGAGACAACGACCTTCAAAGATAATACAAGCTGAAGGTTCTATACAAAAAACCGCTCAACAAAAAGCTAACAcacaaaatgtaaataagtgtattgatctTTGTAAACCAACACTAGCAGCTGTTCCTGAAAATGGAATTATAGACACTAAAGGGTTATTAACTGTtggaaaaattactttaaatgaAAAGGTGGGAGAAGTTCCCTCATTTGaagttaatttcaaaaatgaCGGAGATattcagaaattaaaatttttaattcaaaagtggTTTGATGATGAAATTAAATCGGAAGATATTGATTTGGATTGCACTACAACTTctgcaaaaaaacataatataagcTGTGATGTTGAATGGGTCCGTGAAGATAAATTTCTTAAACAACTTTTaggaattgtatataaatataaaggtgTTGGCGGTTTTGCTCGTACTAAGCtcttgaaaaaaagtttatatgcaTTCATTGAATTTAGTTGtaacaaatgttttatttataaatgttcaaatgttttaaatttgatataa
- the LOC138858067 gene encoding uncharacterized protein has translation MDSENYLNFDSDQQMIPYVVFDQEEFNNMLRRFDEKLQKLEEPAQSLQGTTFNTQLQNLEDPTQLLQGTTEPAQPLQGTTEVKTNKRKRQRPSKIIQAEGSIQKTAQQKANTQNVNKCIDLCKPTLAAVPENGIIDTKGLLTVGKITLSEKVGEVPSFEWFDDEIKSEDIDLDCTTTSAKKHNISCDVEWVREDKFLKQLLGIVYKYKGVGGFARTKLLKKIESFKEL, from the exons ATGGattctgaaaattatttaaactttgataGTGATCAACAAATGATACCATATGTTGTGTTCGATCAAGAAGAATTCAACAATATGTTAAGAAGGTTCGATGAGAAACTTCAAAAATTAGAAGAACCCGCTCAATCCCTACAAGGAACAACATTTAATACGCAGCTTCAAAACTTAGAAGATCCCACTCAACTCCTACAAGGTACAACAGAACCCGCTCAACCCCTACAAGGTACAACTGAAGTGAAGACAAATAAGCGTAAGAGACAACGACCTTCAAAGATAATACAAGCTGAAGGTTCTATACAAAAAACCGCTCAACAAAAAGCTAACAcacaaaatgtaaataagtgtattgatctTTGTAAACCAACACTAGCAGCTGTTCCTGAAAATGGAATTATAGACACTAAAGGGTTATTAACTGTTGGAAAAATTACTTTAAGTGAAAAGGTGGGAGAAGTTCCCTCATTTGaa tggTTTGATGATGAAATTAAATCGGAAGATATTGATTTGGATTGCACTACAACTTctgcaaaaaaacataatataagcTGTGATGTTGAATGGGTCCGTGAAGATAAATTTCTTAAACAACTTTTaggaattgtatataaatataaaggtgTTGGCGGTTTTGCTCGTACTAAGCtcttgaaaaaaa